A stretch of the Streptomyces ortus genome encodes the following:
- a CDS encoding MAB_1171c family putative transporter, which yields MADLGSLVAAVLFLSFALYRALIIWRGSDPAQRYIAGFAGCMGAAMLFRAPVVMSALRDLAPLDTVVMLITHELKSFAHVMLLLVGLSLRPAAADRTAQRRQIRLAVAVLVTGAAVLLMAGVRAESGLATAPPDRRWLLAVYNVLFAAYGTWCLLVLTRELVRQTRQVAAGPMRTGLRLMTFAALLGIVWTLWVLTYVPMNLAQGLHTASEDVVCSVLGAVTAALATGGATATWWASASGGLLAAPGRWLSAYRTHRALEPLWSALRTELPQIALDPAAPRHPVLWRAEFDLYRRVIEIRDGHLALRPYFPADATDRAAPTGTDGTSVGPVGPGERPAEVRAVVEAATIAAALEGKRAGRAPAGGSPSSPASQQIAGTVAAEVAWLLLVTAAFVSSPEVAAARVRARTDTAGLKAGPRSR from the coding sequence ATGGCTGACCTGGGCAGTCTCGTCGCCGCCGTCCTCTTCCTGTCCTTCGCCCTCTACCGTGCACTGATCATCTGGCGGGGCTCCGATCCCGCCCAGCGGTACATCGCCGGCTTCGCAGGGTGCATGGGGGCCGCGATGCTCTTCCGGGCCCCCGTCGTGATGTCCGCCCTGCGGGACCTGGCACCGCTGGACACCGTCGTCATGCTGATCACCCACGAACTCAAGAGTTTCGCGCACGTCATGCTGTTGCTGGTGGGGCTGTCGCTCAGGCCCGCAGCCGCCGACCGCACAGCGCAGAGGCGGCAGATCCGGCTCGCGGTGGCGGTCCTGGTGACCGGAGCCGCCGTCCTGCTCATGGCGGGCGTCAGGGCCGAGAGCGGGCTGGCGACCGCCCCACCGGACCGCCGGTGGCTCCTCGCCGTGTACAACGTGCTCTTCGCCGCGTACGGCACCTGGTGCCTGCTCGTCCTGACCCGTGAACTCGTCCGGCAGACCCGGCAGGTGGCCGCGGGACCGATGCGGACGGGACTGCGCCTGATGACCTTCGCCGCGCTCCTCGGCATCGTGTGGACCCTGTGGGTGCTGACGTACGTGCCCATGAACCTGGCCCAGGGACTCCACACGGCCAGCGAGGATGTGGTGTGCAGCGTGCTGGGCGCCGTCACCGCCGCCCTCGCCACCGGCGGGGCCACCGCGACCTGGTGGGCGAGCGCGTCCGGCGGGCTCCTCGCCGCGCCCGGCCGCTGGCTGTCCGCGTACCGCACGCACCGGGCCCTGGAACCGCTGTGGTCGGCGCTGCGCACCGAACTGCCGCAGATAGCGCTCGATCCCGCCGCCCCGCGCCACCCGGTGCTGTGGCGGGCGGAGTTCGACCTCTACCGGCGGGTCATAGAGATCCGCGACGGGCACCTGGCCCTGCGTCCGTACTTCCCCGCCGACGCCACCGACCGGGCGGCGCCCACCGGGACCGACGGGACATCCGTCGGCCCCGTCGGTCCCGGTGAGCGGCCGGCGGAAGTCCGCGCCGTCGTGGAGGCCGCCACCATCGCCGCCGCCCTGGAGGGCAAACGGGCCGGGCGGGCCCCGGCCGGCGGGAGCCCCTCCAGCCCCGCGTCGCAGCAGATAGCGGGCACCGTCGCCGCCGAGGTGGCATGGCTCCTGCTGGTCACGGCCGCCTTCGTGTCCTCTCCCGAGGTCGCGGCGGCGCGCGTCCGGGCCCGCACGGACACCGCCGGGCTCAAGGCCGGACCGCGGTCACGGTGA